One stretch of Diorhabda carinulata isolate Delta chromosome 5, icDioCari1.1, whole genome shotgun sequence DNA includes these proteins:
- the LOC130893854 gene encoding calmodulin-A-like: MADDDEDNELSDDQIQEFQEAFDLFDRDNDGTITLKEFCTIMRAFAQKQYEIELEEMFKEADPENNGTISFVQFLRIMETNFQEDKTSEGISEAFRAFDSLKKGIIPADDLREYMMTYGDKLTEEEANQFVKMADSNKDGKIIYEFFVSKMASVLDKQPKREPRFKEETKKSKSKSKKK; this comes from the exons atggCTGACGACGATGAAGATAATGAATTAAGTGATGATCAAATTCAGGAGTTCCAAGAAGCTTTCGATTTATTCGACAGAGATAACGATGGTACAATCACTCTTAAAGAGTTTTGTACCATCATGCGGGCTTTCGCCCAGAAACAATACGAAATAGAATTGGAAGAAATGTTTAAAGAGGCCGATCCCGAGAACAACGGAACTATTAGTTTTGTGCAGTTTTTAAGAATCATGGAAACTAATTTTCAAGAAGATAAAACCTCAGAAGGTATCTCAGAGGCTTTCAGAGCATTTGATTCTTTGAAGAAAGGGATAATACCTGCTGATGATTTGCGGGAGTACATGATGACGTACG GAGATAAATTAACCGAAGAAGAAGCTAACCAGTTTGTAAAAATGGCGGATTCGAATAAGGATGGAAAAATCATCTACGAATTTTTTGTCAGCAAAATGGCGTCTGTTTTAGACAAGCAACCGAAACGGGAGCCTAGATTTAAAGAAGAAACAAAgaaatctaaatctaaatctaaaaagAAATAA